The following proteins are encoded in a genomic region of Oryzias latipes chromosome 17, ASM223467v1:
- the LOC105356162 gene encoding uncharacterized protein LOC105356162 isoform X4 produces MFDSFSKRKVSLSGRFLPTDDHQRLVCEEDEDEWQLFKQGRNASLGQAEPEPSQIKEEPEIMCSKQKRERLVFNQETGVKHYLRKIIKIPVVKLHRLDVRQQRVCEEDEDEKQLHKQESHSRLDQAEPEPPHIIEEPEKREKKCSDQKGEQLVHNQNDPYVKVQFKSKLEETCTVCKHLKLELKELLHQRHHLKNFNRIPVVKLQRIDVQQQHLCEEDEDEKQLHKQESHSRLDQAEPEPPHIKEEPEEREKMCIDHKGEQLVHNQNDPYVKVQFKSQLKETCTVCKHLKLELKELCINQEEESLFLNFETDVKVDLKMELKELLDKHHHLRIFTRIPVVKLQRIDVQQQHLCEKDEDEGQLHKQECHSRLDQAEPEPPHIKEEPEERENMCIDHKGEQLVHNQNDPYVKVQFKSKLEETCTVCKHLKLELKELCINQEEESLFLNHETDVKVDLKLEMKELLDKHHHLRMFTRIPVVKLQRKDVRKQHVCEERNQERNSSLDQTEPEPPKITEEPKEKSFNQEGEQLLLNQEADVNVEMKSDLLDHQQHLRDITRLPVMTLQRKGALDDWLLCNQEGNSRVDQKEPEPPQIREEPVELYSNQEGEQLNLETVVNVEFKSEWEKTFLGGEIKALLDQQYSPGIRTPETKSNKLDFQQLHVCEEDEDEWQKIHSSLDWAEEADVTMENQSECEETFEDVPQQHVCEDDEKWQERHSSLDQAEPEPLQIKEQPEELCKNQEGEQLFLNQGTNVTLENTSECEVTFEHCEIKELFDHQYFLRVRIPEKKSHKLDVEQQQVFEEDEEECQPHKQKRHSSLDQAEPEKLCSNQEGKKLLLNEKEAEVISEYQEIFEHCEIKELLDHQYCLRVRIPETISNKTDVRKQHVCEERNQERNSSLDQTEPEPPKITEEPKEKSFNQEGKQLLLNQEADVNVEMKSDLLDHQQHLRDITRLPVMTLQRKGVGDIWLICNRERNSSLDQPPQTKEQPEKPCNNQEGELLNQETDVKETDVKTTTRPKQETACFVVMRRCCQQHIKMQIAGVFRGSDENE; encoded by the exons ATGTttgattcattttctaaaagaaaagtgTCTTTGTCTGGGAGATTTTTGCCTACAGACGATCACCAGCGACTTGTATGtgaggaagatgaggatgaATGGCAGCTTTTTAAACAGGGGAGAAACGCCAGTTTGGGccaagcagaaccagaaccttcaCAGATCAAAGAAGAACCAGAAATAATGTGCAGTAAGCAGAAGAGAGAGCGTCTGGTCTTCAATCAGGAGACTGGTGTGAAG cattatCTGAGGAAGATCATCAAGATTCCTGTAGTGAAGCTGCACAGACTGG ATGTTCGACAGCAACGTGTCTGtgaggaagatgaggatgaAAAGCAGCTCCATAAGCAGGAGAGTCACTCCAGACTGGaccaagcagaaccagaacctccacataTCATAGAGGAAcctgagaaaagagaaaagaagtgCAGTGATCAAAAGGGAGAGCAGCTGGTCCACAATCAAAATGATCCTTATGTGAAGGTGCAGTTCAAGTCTAAATTAGAAGAAACATGCACagtgtgtaaacatttaaagttgGAGTTAAAGGAACTGTTGCATCAACGCCACCATCTAAAAAACTTCAACAGGATTCCTGTAGTAAAGCTGCAAAGAATAG ATGTTCAACAGCAACATCTCTGtgaggaagatgaggatgaAAAGCAGCTCCATAAGCAGGAGAGTCACTCCAGACTGGaccaagcagaaccagaacctccacataTCAAAGAGGAACCTGAGGAAAGAGAAAAGATGTGCATTGATCATAAGGGAGAGCAGCTGGTCCACAATCAAAATGATCCTTATGTGAAGGTGCAGTTCAAGTCTCAATTAAAAGAAACGTGCACagtgtgtaaacatttaaagttgGAGTTAAAGGAACTGTGCATTAATCAAGAGGAAGAGTCCCTTTTCCTGAATTTCGAGACTGACGTGAAGGTTGATTTAAAGATGGAGTTGAAGGAACTGTTGGATAAACACCATCATCTGAGAATCTTCACCAGGATTCCTGTAGTAAAGCTGCAAAGAATAG ATGTTCAACAGCAACATCTCTGTGAGAAGGATGAGGATGAAGGGCAGCTCCATAAGCAGGAGTGTCACTCCAGACTGGaccaagcagaaccagaacctccacataTCAAAGAGGAACCTGAGGAAAGAGAAAATATGTGCATTGATCATAAGGGAGAGCAGCTGGTCCACAATCAAAATGATCCTTATGTGAAGGTGCAGTTCAAGTCTAAATTAGAAGAAACATGCactgtgtgtaaacatttaaagttgGAGTTAAAGGAACTGTGCATTAATCAAGAGGAAGAGTCCCTTTTCCTGAATCACGAGACTGACGTGAAGGTTGATTTAAAGTTGGAGATGAAGGAACTGTTGGATAAACACCATCATTTGAGAATGTTCACCAGGATtcctgttgtaaagctgcaaaGAAAAG ATGTTCGAAAGCAACATGTTTGTGAAGAAAGAAACCAGGAGAGAAACTCCAGTCTGGaccaaacagaaccagaacctccaaagATCACAGAGGAACCAAAGGAAAAGAGTTTTAATCAGGAGGGAGAGCAGCTGCTCCTGAATCAGGAGGCTGATGTGAATGTGGAGATGAAGTCTGATTTGTTGGATCATCAACAACACCTGAGGGACATCACTAGGCTTCCTGTAATGACGCTGCAACGAAAAG GAGCTTTGGACGATTGGCTTCTCTGTAACCAGGAGGGAAACTCCAGAGTGGACCAaaaagaaccagaacctccacagatcaGAGAGGAGCCAGTGGAGCTGTACAGCAACCAGGAGGGAGAGCAGCTGAATCTGGAGACTGTTGTCAACGTGGAGTTCAAATCTGAAtgggaaaaaacatttctaggTGGTGAAATCAAGGCACTGTTGGATCAGCAGTACTCTCCGGGGATCAGGACTCCTGAAACTAAGTCTAACAAATTAG ATTTTCAACAGCTACATGTCtgtgaggaggatgaggatgaatgGCAAAAGATACACTCCAGTCTGGATTGGGCGGAGGAAGCTGATGTAACTATGGAGAACCAATCTGAGTGTGAAGAAACATTTGAAG ATGTTCCACAGCAACATGTCTGTGAGGACGATGAGAAATGGCAGGAGAGACACTCCAGTCTGGaccaagcagaaccagaacctctacAGATCAAAGAGCAACCAGAGGAACTCTGCAAAAATCAGGAGGGAGAACAACTGTTCCTGAATCAGGGGACTAATGTGACTCTGGAGAACACATCTGAATGTGAGGTTACATTTGAACATTGTGAAATCAAGGAACTGTTTGATCATCAGTACTTCCTGAGGGTCAGGATTCCTgaaaaaaagtcacacaaactag ATGTTGAACAGCAACAAGTCTTtgaagaagatgaggaggaatGTCAGCCCCATAAGCAAAAGAGACACTCCAGTCTGGACCAAGCAGAACCAGAGAAACTGTGTAGTAATCAAGAGGGAAAGAAGCTGCTGCTGAATGAAAAGGAGGCTGAAGTGATATCTGAATATCAagaaatatttgaacattgtgaAATCAAGGAACTGTTAGATCATCAGTACTGCCTGAGGGTCAGGATTCCTGAAacaatttcaaacaaaacag ATGTTCGAAAGCAACATGTTTGTGAAGAAAGAAACCAGGAGAGAAACTCCAGTCTGGaccaaacagaaccagaacctccaaagATCACAGAGGAACCAAAGGAAAAGAGTTTTAATCAGGAGGGAAAGCAGCTGCTCCTGAATCAGGAGGCTGATGTGAATGTGGAGATGAAGTCTGATTTGTTGGATCATCAGCAACACCTGAGGGACATCACTAGGCTTCCTGTAATGACGCTGCAACGAAAAG GAGTTGGGGACATATGGCTGATCTGTAACCGTGAGAGAAACTCCAGTCTGGACCAACCTCCACAGACCAAAGAGCAACCAGAAAAGCCGTGCAATAATCAGGAGGGAGAGCTCCTGAATCAGGAGACTGATGTGAAGGAGACTGATGTGAAGACAACTACCAGACCGAAGCAAGaaacagcttgttttgttgttatgagacgaTGCTGCCAGCAACATATAAAAATGCAGATTGCAGGGGTTTTTAGAGGCTCAGATGAGAACGAGTGA
- the LOC105356162 gene encoding uncharacterized protein LOC105356162 isoform X1: MFDSFSKRKVSLSGRFLPTDDHQRLVCEEDEDEWQLFKQGRNASLGQAEPEPSQIKEEPEIMCSKQKRERLVFNQETGVKHYLRKIIKIPVVKLHRLDVRQQRVCEEDEDEKQLHKQESHSRLDQAEPEPPHIIEEPEKREKKCSDQKGEQLVHNQNDPYVKVQFKSKLEETCTVCKHLKLELKELLHQRHHLKNFNRIPVVKLQRIDVQQQHLCEEDEDEKQLHKQESHSRLDQAEPEPPHIKEEPEEREKMCIDHKGEQLVHNQNDPYVKVQFKSQLKETCTVCKHLKLELKELCINQEEESLFLNFETDVKVDLKMELKELLDKHHHLRIFTRIPVVKLQRIDVQQQHLCEKDEDEGQLHKQECHSRLDQAEPEPPHIKEEPEERENMCIDHKGEQLVHNQNDPYVKVQFKSKLEETCTVCKHLKLELKELCINQEEESLFLNHETDVKVDLKLEMKELLDKHHHLRMFTRIPVVKLQRKDVRKQHVCEERNQERNSSLDQTEPEPPKITEEPKEKSFNQEGEQLLLNQEADVNVEMKSDLLDHQQHLRDITRLPVMTLQRKGALDDWLLCNQEGNSRVDQKEPEPPQIREEPVELYSNQEGEQLNLETVVNVEFKSEWEKTFLGGEIKALLDQQYSPGIRTPETKSNKLDFQQLHVCEEDEDEWQKIHSSLDWAEEADVTMENQSECEETFEDVPQQHVCEDDEKWQERHSSLDQAEPEPLQIKEQPEELCKNQEGEQLFLNQGTNVTLENTSECEVTFEHCEIKELFDHQYFLRVRIPEKKSHKLDVEQQQVFEEDEEECQPHKQKRHSSLDQAEPEKLCSNQEGKKLLLNEKEAEVISEYQEIFEHCEIKELLDHQYCLRVRIPETISNKTDVRKQHVCEERNQERNSSLDQTEPEPPKITEEPKEKSFNQEGKQLLLNQEADVNVEMKSDLLDHQQHLRDITRLPVMTLQRKDLSEKHICKENEAKKLLWKEERSSSLVEEEPELPQIKEEEVCIKGEQLELKQKNDSFMVTEDDQEKMEFKPKPRENPVLEANTKIRISDAVTVQMDSPSQENSHSCDALGKDFTQKGHLKTHTSIHITDMPYSCKVCQKCYTQSSELKVHMRTHTGERPFTCKICERGFVTNGSLKLHLTTHTG; this comes from the exons ATGTttgattcattttctaaaagaaaagtgTCTTTGTCTGGGAGATTTTTGCCTACAGACGATCACCAGCGACTTGTATGtgaggaagatgaggatgaATGGCAGCTTTTTAAACAGGGGAGAAACGCCAGTTTGGGccaagcagaaccagaaccttcaCAGATCAAAGAAGAACCAGAAATAATGTGCAGTAAGCAGAAGAGAGAGCGTCTGGTCTTCAATCAGGAGACTGGTGTGAAG cattatCTGAGGAAGATCATCAAGATTCCTGTAGTGAAGCTGCACAGACTGG ATGTTCGACAGCAACGTGTCTGtgaggaagatgaggatgaAAAGCAGCTCCATAAGCAGGAGAGTCACTCCAGACTGGaccaagcagaaccagaacctccacataTCATAGAGGAAcctgagaaaagagaaaagaagtgCAGTGATCAAAAGGGAGAGCAGCTGGTCCACAATCAAAATGATCCTTATGTGAAGGTGCAGTTCAAGTCTAAATTAGAAGAAACATGCACagtgtgtaaacatttaaagttgGAGTTAAAGGAACTGTTGCATCAACGCCACCATCTAAAAAACTTCAACAGGATTCCTGTAGTAAAGCTGCAAAGAATAG ATGTTCAACAGCAACATCTCTGtgaggaagatgaggatgaAAAGCAGCTCCATAAGCAGGAGAGTCACTCCAGACTGGaccaagcagaaccagaacctccacataTCAAAGAGGAACCTGAGGAAAGAGAAAAGATGTGCATTGATCATAAGGGAGAGCAGCTGGTCCACAATCAAAATGATCCTTATGTGAAGGTGCAGTTCAAGTCTCAATTAAAAGAAACGTGCACagtgtgtaaacatttaaagttgGAGTTAAAGGAACTGTGCATTAATCAAGAGGAAGAGTCCCTTTTCCTGAATTTCGAGACTGACGTGAAGGTTGATTTAAAGATGGAGTTGAAGGAACTGTTGGATAAACACCATCATCTGAGAATCTTCACCAGGATTCCTGTAGTAAAGCTGCAAAGAATAG ATGTTCAACAGCAACATCTCTGTGAGAAGGATGAGGATGAAGGGCAGCTCCATAAGCAGGAGTGTCACTCCAGACTGGaccaagcagaaccagaacctccacataTCAAAGAGGAACCTGAGGAAAGAGAAAATATGTGCATTGATCATAAGGGAGAGCAGCTGGTCCACAATCAAAATGATCCTTATGTGAAGGTGCAGTTCAAGTCTAAATTAGAAGAAACATGCactgtgtgtaaacatttaaagttgGAGTTAAAGGAACTGTGCATTAATCAAGAGGAAGAGTCCCTTTTCCTGAATCACGAGACTGACGTGAAGGTTGATTTAAAGTTGGAGATGAAGGAACTGTTGGATAAACACCATCATTTGAGAATGTTCACCAGGATtcctgttgtaaagctgcaaaGAAAAG ATGTTCGAAAGCAACATGTTTGTGAAGAAAGAAACCAGGAGAGAAACTCCAGTCTGGaccaaacagaaccagaacctccaaagATCACAGAGGAACCAAAGGAAAAGAGTTTTAATCAGGAGGGAGAGCAGCTGCTCCTGAATCAGGAGGCTGATGTGAATGTGGAGATGAAGTCTGATTTGTTGGATCATCAACAACACCTGAGGGACATCACTAGGCTTCCTGTAATGACGCTGCAACGAAAAG GAGCTTTGGACGATTGGCTTCTCTGTAACCAGGAGGGAAACTCCAGAGTGGACCAaaaagaaccagaacctccacagatcaGAGAGGAGCCAGTGGAGCTGTACAGCAACCAGGAGGGAGAGCAGCTGAATCTGGAGACTGTTGTCAACGTGGAGTTCAAATCTGAAtgggaaaaaacatttctaggTGGTGAAATCAAGGCACTGTTGGATCAGCAGTACTCTCCGGGGATCAGGACTCCTGAAACTAAGTCTAACAAATTAG ATTTTCAACAGCTACATGTCtgtgaggaggatgaggatgaatgGCAAAAGATACACTCCAGTCTGGATTGGGCGGAGGAAGCTGATGTAACTATGGAGAACCAATCTGAGTGTGAAGAAACATTTGAAG ATGTTCCACAGCAACATGTCTGTGAGGACGATGAGAAATGGCAGGAGAGACACTCCAGTCTGGaccaagcagaaccagaacctctacAGATCAAAGAGCAACCAGAGGAACTCTGCAAAAATCAGGAGGGAGAACAACTGTTCCTGAATCAGGGGACTAATGTGACTCTGGAGAACACATCTGAATGTGAGGTTACATTTGAACATTGTGAAATCAAGGAACTGTTTGATCATCAGTACTTCCTGAGGGTCAGGATTCCTgaaaaaaagtcacacaaactag ATGTTGAACAGCAACAAGTCTTtgaagaagatgaggaggaatGTCAGCCCCATAAGCAAAAGAGACACTCCAGTCTGGACCAAGCAGAACCAGAGAAACTGTGTAGTAATCAAGAGGGAAAGAAGCTGCTGCTGAATGAAAAGGAGGCTGAAGTGATATCTGAATATCAagaaatatttgaacattgtgaAATCAAGGAACTGTTAGATCATCAGTACTGCCTGAGGGTCAGGATTCCTGAAacaatttcaaacaaaacag ATGTTCGAAAGCAACATGTTTGTGAAGAAAGAAACCAGGAGAGAAACTCCAGTCTGGaccaaacagaaccagaacctccaaagATCACAGAGGAACCAAAGGAAAAGAGTTTTAATCAGGAGGGAAAGCAGCTGCTCCTGAATCAGGAGGCTGATGTGAATGTGGAGATGAAGTCTGATTTGTTGGATCATCAGCAACACCTGAGGGACATCACTAGGCTTCCTGTAATGACGCTGCAACGAAAAG ACCTCTCAGAGAAACACATTTGTAAGGAGAATGAAGCTAAAAAGCTTCTCTGGAAGGAGGAGAGGAGCTCCAGTCTGGTTGAAGAGGAACCAGAGCTTCCACAGATCAAAGAGGAGGAGGTCTGCATCAAAGGAGAACAGCTTGAACTGAAGCAGAAAAATGATTCTTTCATGGTCACTGAGGATGACCAGGAAAAGATGGAATTCAAACCAAAACCAAGAGAGAACCCTGTTCTGGAGGCAAACACTAAGATCAGAATTAGTGATGCTGTGACTGTCCAGATGGACTCTCCTTCACAGGAGAACTCACATTCCTGTGACGCACTTGGAAAAGATTTTACTCAAAAGGGTCATTTGAAAACCCATACAAGCATACACATAACTGATATGCCATATTCTTGTAAAGTGTGTCAAAAATGTTACACTCAAAGTAGTGAATTGAAAgttcacatgagaactcacacaggtgaaAGGCCTTTTACTTGTAAAATATGTGAAAGAGGCTTTGTTACTAATggtagcttaaaattgcatctaACAACTCACACAGGGTAA
- the LOC105356162 gene encoding trichohyalin isoform X2 gives MFDSFSKRKVSLSGRFLPTDDHQRLVCEEDEDEWQLFKQGRNASLGQAEPEPSQIKEEPEIMCSKQKRERLVFNQETGVKHYLRKIIKIPVVKLHRLDVRQQRVCEEDEDEKQLHKQESHSRLDQAEPEPPHIIEEPEKREKKCSDQKGEQLVHNQNDPYVKVQFKSKLEETCTVCKHLKLELKELLHQRHHLKNFNRIPVVKLQRIDVQQQHLCEEDEDEKQLHKQESHSRLDQAEPEPPHIKEEPEEREKMCIDHKGEQLVHNQNDPYVKVQFKSQLKETCTVCKHLKLELKELCINQEEESLFLNFETDVKVDLKMELKELLDKHHHLRIFTRIPVVKLQRIDVQQQHLCEKDEDEGQLHKQECHSRLDQAEPEPPHIKEEPEERENMCIDHKGEQLVHNQNDPYVKVQFKSKLEETCTVCKHLKLELKELCINQEEESLFLNHETDVKVDLKLEMKELLDKHHHLRMFTRIPVVKLQRKDVRKQHVCEERNQERNSSLDQTEPEPPKITEEPKEKSFNQEGEQLLLNQEADVNVEMKSDLLDHQQHLRDITRLPVMTLQRKGALDDWLLCNQEGNSRVDQKEPEPPQIREEPVELYSNQEGEQLNLETVVNVEFKSEWEKTFLGGEIKALLDQQYSPGIRTPETKSNKLDFQQLHVCEEDEDEWQKIHSSLDWAEEADVTMENQSECEETFEDVPQQHVCEDDEKWQERHSSLDQAEPEPLQIKEQPEELCKNQEGEQLFLNQGTNVTLENTSEYVEQQQVFEEDEEECQPHKQKRHSSLDQAEPEKLCSNQEGKKLLLNEKEAEVISEYQEIFEHCEIKELLDHQYCLRVRIPETISNKTDVRKQHVCEERNQERNSSLDQTEPEPPKITEEPKEKSFNQEGKQLLLNQEADVNVEMKSDLLDHQQHLRDITRLPVMTLQRKDLSEKHICKENEAKKLLWKEERSSSLVEEEPELPQIKEEEVCIKGEQLELKQKNDSFMVTEDDQEKMEFKPKPRENPVLEANTKIRISDAVTVQMDSPSQENSHSCDALGKDFTQKGHLKTHTSIHITDMPYSCKVCQKCYTQSSELKVHMRTHTGERPFTCKICERGFVTNGSLKLHLTTHTG, from the exons ATGTttgattcattttctaaaagaaaagtgTCTTTGTCTGGGAGATTTTTGCCTACAGACGATCACCAGCGACTTGTATGtgaggaagatgaggatgaATGGCAGCTTTTTAAACAGGGGAGAAACGCCAGTTTGGGccaagcagaaccagaaccttcaCAGATCAAAGAAGAACCAGAAATAATGTGCAGTAAGCAGAAGAGAGAGCGTCTGGTCTTCAATCAGGAGACTGGTGTGAAG cattatCTGAGGAAGATCATCAAGATTCCTGTAGTGAAGCTGCACAGACTGG ATGTTCGACAGCAACGTGTCTGtgaggaagatgaggatgaAAAGCAGCTCCATAAGCAGGAGAGTCACTCCAGACTGGaccaagcagaaccagaacctccacataTCATAGAGGAAcctgagaaaagagaaaagaagtgCAGTGATCAAAAGGGAGAGCAGCTGGTCCACAATCAAAATGATCCTTATGTGAAGGTGCAGTTCAAGTCTAAATTAGAAGAAACATGCACagtgtgtaaacatttaaagttgGAGTTAAAGGAACTGTTGCATCAACGCCACCATCTAAAAAACTTCAACAGGATTCCTGTAGTAAAGCTGCAAAGAATAG ATGTTCAACAGCAACATCTCTGtgaggaagatgaggatgaAAAGCAGCTCCATAAGCAGGAGAGTCACTCCAGACTGGaccaagcagaaccagaacctccacataTCAAAGAGGAACCTGAGGAAAGAGAAAAGATGTGCATTGATCATAAGGGAGAGCAGCTGGTCCACAATCAAAATGATCCTTATGTGAAGGTGCAGTTCAAGTCTCAATTAAAAGAAACGTGCACagtgtgtaaacatttaaagttgGAGTTAAAGGAACTGTGCATTAATCAAGAGGAAGAGTCCCTTTTCCTGAATTTCGAGACTGACGTGAAGGTTGATTTAAAGATGGAGTTGAAGGAACTGTTGGATAAACACCATCATCTGAGAATCTTCACCAGGATTCCTGTAGTAAAGCTGCAAAGAATAG ATGTTCAACAGCAACATCTCTGTGAGAAGGATGAGGATGAAGGGCAGCTCCATAAGCAGGAGTGTCACTCCAGACTGGaccaagcagaaccagaacctccacataTCAAAGAGGAACCTGAGGAAAGAGAAAATATGTGCATTGATCATAAGGGAGAGCAGCTGGTCCACAATCAAAATGATCCTTATGTGAAGGTGCAGTTCAAGTCTAAATTAGAAGAAACATGCactgtgtgtaaacatttaaagttgGAGTTAAAGGAACTGTGCATTAATCAAGAGGAAGAGTCCCTTTTCCTGAATCACGAGACTGACGTGAAGGTTGATTTAAAGTTGGAGATGAAGGAACTGTTGGATAAACACCATCATTTGAGAATGTTCACCAGGATtcctgttgtaaagctgcaaaGAAAAG ATGTTCGAAAGCAACATGTTTGTGAAGAAAGAAACCAGGAGAGAAACTCCAGTCTGGaccaaacagaaccagaacctccaaagATCACAGAGGAACCAAAGGAAAAGAGTTTTAATCAGGAGGGAGAGCAGCTGCTCCTGAATCAGGAGGCTGATGTGAATGTGGAGATGAAGTCTGATTTGTTGGATCATCAACAACACCTGAGGGACATCACTAGGCTTCCTGTAATGACGCTGCAACGAAAAG GAGCTTTGGACGATTGGCTTCTCTGTAACCAGGAGGGAAACTCCAGAGTGGACCAaaaagaaccagaacctccacagatcaGAGAGGAGCCAGTGGAGCTGTACAGCAACCAGGAGGGAGAGCAGCTGAATCTGGAGACTGTTGTCAACGTGGAGTTCAAATCTGAAtgggaaaaaacatttctaggTGGTGAAATCAAGGCACTGTTGGATCAGCAGTACTCTCCGGGGATCAGGACTCCTGAAACTAAGTCTAACAAATTAG ATTTTCAACAGCTACATGTCtgtgaggaggatgaggatgaatgGCAAAAGATACACTCCAGTCTGGATTGGGCGGAGGAAGCTGATGTAACTATGGAGAACCAATCTGAGTGTGAAGAAACATTTGAAG ATGTTCCACAGCAACATGTCTGTGAGGACGATGAGAAATGGCAGGAGAGACACTCCAGTCTGGaccaagcagaaccagaacctctacAGATCAAAGAGCAACCAGAGGAACTCTGCAAAAATCAGGAGGGAGAACAACTGTTCCTGAATCAGGGGACTAATGTGACTCTGGAGAACACATCTGAAT ATGTTGAACAGCAACAAGTCTTtgaagaagatgaggaggaatGTCAGCCCCATAAGCAAAAGAGACACTCCAGTCTGGACCAAGCAGAACCAGAGAAACTGTGTAGTAATCAAGAGGGAAAGAAGCTGCTGCTGAATGAAAAGGAGGCTGAAGTGATATCTGAATATCAagaaatatttgaacattgtgaAATCAAGGAACTGTTAGATCATCAGTACTGCCTGAGGGTCAGGATTCCTGAAacaatttcaaacaaaacag ATGTTCGAAAGCAACATGTTTGTGAAGAAAGAAACCAGGAGAGAAACTCCAGTCTGGaccaaacagaaccagaacctccaaagATCACAGAGGAACCAAAGGAAAAGAGTTTTAATCAGGAGGGAAAGCAGCTGCTCCTGAATCAGGAGGCTGATGTGAATGTGGAGATGAAGTCTGATTTGTTGGATCATCAGCAACACCTGAGGGACATCACTAGGCTTCCTGTAATGACGCTGCAACGAAAAG ACCTCTCAGAGAAACACATTTGTAAGGAGAATGAAGCTAAAAAGCTTCTCTGGAAGGAGGAGAGGAGCTCCAGTCTGGTTGAAGAGGAACCAGAGCTTCCACAGATCAAAGAGGAGGAGGTCTGCATCAAAGGAGAACAGCTTGAACTGAAGCAGAAAAATGATTCTTTCATGGTCACTGAGGATGACCAGGAAAAGATGGAATTCAAACCAAAACCAAGAGAGAACCCTGTTCTGGAGGCAAACACTAAGATCAGAATTAGTGATGCTGTGACTGTCCAGATGGACTCTCCTTCACAGGAGAACTCACATTCCTGTGACGCACTTGGAAAAGATTTTACTCAAAAGGGTCATTTGAAAACCCATACAAGCATACACATAACTGATATGCCATATTCTTGTAAAGTGTGTCAAAAATGTTACACTCAAAGTAGTGAATTGAAAgttcacatgagaactcacacaggtgaaAGGCCTTTTACTTGTAAAATATGTGAAAGAGGCTTTGTTACTAATggtagcttaaaattgcatctaACAACTCACACAGGGTAA